In the genome of Punica granatum isolate Tunisia-2019 unplaced genomic scaffold, ASM765513v2 Contig00408, whole genome shotgun sequence, the window TCCAATAAGCAACAACAGCATGCAGAGATGCCCAGATGTAAAATAGCACCACAAAGAAGGGGGAAAAAGCCTGGGTTTGTAAAATAGGCGCCTGTAGCAGGCAAGAACATAGAATCCAACACAAATCAGAGAGTGGCAAGAAATTTGGAATAACGTATATCTAAGGGCACAATGCAGCAGAGAGCATGACTATGTCTaagatttaaaagaaataatgataattaagaaatcAAATGGTCACAACATGCTGAAAGATATGACTGATAAACACATATTCAGAACATTGGAATCATAGATGGCAACTGCAAACCTGAATGCAGAATGAGAGGCCCAAGATATTGTTGGCAAGCCAATGCTTCTTTGAGGCATACCATGCACAGAAGAAAGTCCCGGGGATGGCAGCAACAACCTGAGATCTAGTGAATTCTATCTCCAAAGCTGGGCAAGAGAAACATACAATAAACTCATAAATCttgaataatattaacaaGATCAACTAATGCACTAACATCAATAGATTGACACATTCTTTCAACATTATTTTGCAGAAGAAAATATTCCAGCAAGATTGCTTTCGTATCCCATCCGCAAGTAAAAAGTTTAAACGAAAAACAATTAAAGGTGTTCACCATCCAGGCTTCTAGGCATTCGGCGAAGTATAGAGTTATAACTACAATAATATAAGTTGGGATAAATATCTAAATTGGTAAAGAATATGGACGATACATACAGCGGAAATATGGAAAGCGCCAGACAATGAGATCCTCATTCCAATGCTTCGGCAAGTATCTCTTAATAGCAGGTAATACAGTTGCCCTGTTAAATGAAGTAttgttaatttaaatttataatgaaCAAGAAGAACGCCAATTAGAAGAACGGCAATCTGATAGAGTACATAAGATGCGGTGTAAACCCATACTAAAGAACATACGCAAGAGCAATGATCCCAAGCACGAAGAAGTAGCAGGTCAATACAGCATTAACCAAGTCCTTCGACAGGAACTTAAACAGCAAGAAAAGTGACAACAGCATTGCACTCCCAACAAATGGGAAGCGCATGGCATGCTCATTAGACATTGTCTCCTACAAAGCAGAAGCAAGGTAGATATATTAATCAACTGAAACAAATgtcaaagggagaaaaataatattccgGGCATCATTGCTTACAGTGGGTGGTGTTGGCTTGACAGATCTGTAGCAGCCTACGTAAACCGAAAGGCATGCAGTCAAAATGACATTTAGATTTGGATCCACCTTCATGACAAGCGGAGCCAGTGTTAATCCTGCAGGAAGAAAGAGAGCATGAAGCTCCAGCTGATTTGGGAAATATATCATGCAGAGGATACCATCTTCCAAATCTAATTCCATCAAATGTAGCTAAGAAAATGCATGAACTACTTGAAGTTGATAGCAGAAAGATTTCATCAACTAGCAAGGCCCGTTCTGTACAATTACACAATACCAAACTAATACGCTATTTAAAGGGAAATGCAGAAAAGGCATCCCATCAGTGCATATCCTCTACACCTGCCGGCCCCATCATGGCAATAATAACTCTTCTAAAAATGTATTTTTCGCTAGCAAAACCAATGCACGAGAAGAACCTATGGCCTCGCAAATTGCCTAACCAGTCACCAACATTAAATGGGTAAAAtcacaaaacaaaagaaacgTTTATATGCCCAGAATTCTCCAACAGTATCGAAATAGTTGACGAGTACACAAGCCAGGGGAATGACAGAGCAGTATTCATTATTTCAAGATTCAGATGCTCCGACCGCAAACGATGCAGCGGTCACATCGAGTCAAAGCTAATTATCCATAAAGAGAAAAGGGGATAGGAACAGACCTGCTAAGGCGACATTTGCTATGCGCTCACAGTTCTTCATCTTTATCCTACACTGCACTTAAAACTGAGCAAGTCAGACCACTGAGGAATATAAATCGATCCAACAACGTCAATCAGACATCAGAAAATTCACCCCCGACACGGCCCTCCGCGGAGACTCAGTGAGGGGCAGTTGACCCCAACTGACATTGGCCCCAAGCCCTTAAGGCTAATATATTCACAACAAAAAGCAGACTTCCCCCTAAAACCACCATTTCCAAAACCAACCCGACTCAGCAATCAGGgcaagaaatcaagaaatttacAAAACCCTATAACGGAGATCGTCACCTCGTTCAATTTGTCCGGGGCAACGACCGAGCGGGTGCGAGGGCGGGCGGGAGAAGTCGCCGGCCCGGATCAGAGATCTGCCGAGAGAGTGAGGGGAAGGAGGGGAAGGTGTTGATCGAGGCTAGGGACGAGCAGCCAGCCACCGATCAACAATGGAATCGAGGAAAGAGTAGGAGCTGAGTGAACGAATGAATTCTCcaattagagagagagagagagagagaagaaagagaaacGATGGGAATGAAAGATGAAAGCCCGCTGACTGTGTGGGCTGGGCCTGCCAACGGAAAAccgtttcaattcaacattgTTCAGTTCAAGCCGTTTCCGTCGATTTTGATTTAATCgtggatgaaatgaaatgaaataaataaataaaaataaaaataaaaaagagagaggattTTGTTCGGTTCGTGTCGGGACTCGGTATGTAATGAGGTTGGGATGTGATGGGATTGAGAATGGAATGACAGTATTCCTTTCTGTATGGTTTGGTAGGGCGTCGGAACTCGGAATGTAATTTCAACATGGTTCATTATTGCTTATGAAATCGGGTATTAATTTCtagattttaataattatttgtaacatttaatttaattgtgaATAAATATTCTAGAATTTTGTAAGTTGAAAATGAAATGCAATTGGGTTCTGCTGAGAAATGGTATCACAATATGTGAGATTAGAATGTGACGGAAATGAAATCAAaatgattttcctttttgtttggCTTAATAGAGAATAAAAatctataattatatttaactttaatatatatatatatatatatagaaatgatatattcctttatttagcaaaaaaaatatgtggtactttaattaatattatagatAACGATCACTCTAACATATATAAACTACTAAGTAATCTACCTAActgaattttaattaatttcaagaaaataaatcatatcCCATCTAATCTAACAGCAAATATAAAGAGAACAATATTTGTGTATCTAAACATCTAACATATATGGTCATATATTCATATTAGGGTGGTAtttgtttaaattaaaattaagaaattaaatatggAGTGTTGATTTTAAGCACTTACTGTATAATTGGTGGCTTAAATAGGCAAGACTGAAATTCTATGATAATATATTACTTGTTCTCACACCCGTGCGTTGCACGAGCAATTTCACGCTGTTTTTTCCAAAATCTTCTTAgtgaataaattttcaaattttgaatatGAATTTCAAAATGACTTCTCAAATGTATATGTTTCGTATATAAGTTAAAtagtattttcatttattcacTAAAACTTAATAATTCTTCATAGTAGCATGTGATTCATTGGTGTactaaacaaaattattagagTGCCgtgtaaaagaaataaattattttttaagaaaaaatagttGTAAAtgacaattaattaaaacttcTCATGCAATTTGTGAATTTcatcaacaatataatcttTCTAAATATACATTTTTCAGAACGTTTCTGGCTTAAGTCATAATTATGTTTCTACGATTACTTTTTGAAAGTCTCTGGTTTTTACCTTTCGTACATAAAaatgatttattaaattatagtGGTAGTGAATcacaaaaataatttgttacaaatttcaaaaagaaatatttttgtaatttttattccCTTTTTTCTTAGTAAGAGAGGAACGATAAAAGTAAATacttatagaaaatttatttttttaatgctaATAGAGAATCAAGTGATATCCAAGTATGAGTAATATTTTCTGTACAAATGTGTTTTAGGCATCTAACTCAAAGAATATTTAACGAAAACATTTCTTAAGCAATGTCTGATTAATAGAATAGTaatagattttaaaataatcttAGTAATCTAATtacatttctaattttttaaaattatgaaaaatcttAGTGAGATTTTGctaaaagaaatatttattgcaacataaaagaaaagcaatgaacaataagagaagacatagaaaaataagaaacaaacttcttttttcctcctttacttttctccggctatgctcaaAGTCGATGTACAATTGGCCGATGTAAATGCACCTACCGATCCATCATCTTGATCAAGGTAAATGTAGATCATCGACACTCGAATATTGCAAATCCACCAAGATTAAATTCTTGTAATGTACCCCAaaggatctttttttttttttgtgaaatacCAACGGAATTTGACATGAGACATTAGTTATAAGAAGTGCAACAAAAGgcaagagaagagagagaatatgCTTTCGCCAGTGAATGGATGAAAGGTTTTAACAATTTGGTGCTTTATATATAGACATGCATTATTAAGTCCTTTTAGTACATTAAAATACGTCAATTggtaaataatgaaaaatgttTCACAACCATTTAATTGGATAATTTAGTAGGCATTGAATAGGTGTCATTTACTAATTTCCATGTGTTTTTATTTCAATGCAATTATAGAAGAGTTTGAGATCATTTGGCCACTAATGTTATGTAATGTATTACCTTAGAcattaaaatatcaatttGATGCTTTTTATATAGACATGCAATAGTAATTTTGGTTCATTAAAACACGTCAAttggtaaataaaaaaaacatttcaCAACCATTTAAATGGCTAATTTAGCAAGCATTGAATAGGTGTCATTTACCAATTTTCATGCGTCTTCATTGCAATgcaataaaattcaatttaatatcccacatgtacttattatataaaagaGTTTTAGATTATTTGGCCACTAACATTATATAGTTTATTACCTAATTCATTAAAACGTCAATGTTTCAAAAGTtcgtgtgtttggtttttaaaaaattttcaactcaactccacttatcttcaattcaacaatacaatcattacttttttcatttttttaatttttttaacaattcaattcaatttttaatattaaattctctcaactattcattacttttttcacaattcaacaatacaatcattacttaatcattactttttctcaactattcattactttttcacattttttctcataattcaacaatacaatcattacaaaccaattaaaaacaaaactcaactcaactcaactaaaaaaccaaacacattaatttgtaattcatttgtcaattttataaattatatatattttttaaataaagtggcaatttattattatttttcgtaCACATTATAATGGTAATGTGTCAAGAGTTTAATTTGTAattcatttgtaaattttaatatattaatatatccaTGTGTTAAGAGAATAGTTTTCCACAAttatagataatatttttaaaatattaataatattatttctataaaataatattttagtaatttatttgtaaCTTATTAATATgtctttataatttatttaatacgCGATG includes:
- the LOC116190266 gene encoding signal peptide peptidase-like, with amino-acid sequence MKNCERIANVALAGLTLAPLVMKVDPNLNVILTACLSVYVGCYRSVKPTPPTETMSNEHAMRFPFVGSAMLLSLFLLFKFLSKDLVNAVLTCYFFVLGIIALAATVLPAIKRYLPKHWNEDLIVWRFPYFRSLEIEFTRSQVVAAIPGTFFCAWYASKKHWLANNILGLSFCIQGIEMLSLGSFKTGAILLAGLFVYDIFWVFFTPVMVSVAKSFDAPIKLLFPTADSARPFSMLGLGDIVIPGIFVALALRFDVSRGKESQYFKSAFFGYAVGVILTIIVMNWFQAAQPALLYIVPSVIGFLAAHCLWNGDVKQLMEFDESKSSASSQETTDAKSGKEE